Proteins from one Ketobacter alkanivorans genomic window:
- the pyk gene encoding pyruvate kinase, protein MRKTKIICTIGPVSSSYEALEQLARAGMNVVRLNMSHGEHEACAKVIKAVRTLNRKLHHPIAVLIDTQGPEIRTGDLSNELDLKTGDVISVVARGVEDVEASSIQINYEDLIHDVSVGDKITVDNGLINLEVLSKEERVMQCRVVDGGVLKSKRHVNLPGIRVNLPAITEKDRRDIAFAVEQEVDFIALSFVRSADDIAELKQLLGSKADKIKIIAKIEDQEGVNNLDAIVTASDGVMVARGDLGVEINFELLPQVQRQIVAACAVQGKRVIVATHMLESMISSPMPTRAEVTDVANAVYEEVDAIMLSGETTIGKYPFKCVEVLDRIARTIEPSPGLAFTDKLQLGNNKQEIALAAVKLAESIHAAAIVVPTRRGLMANLVANCHPRKPIICAFTNDSRTRRHLVLTRNVLSYRINFSSDPEKTLANAARIMLSRQEFSLDDKVVVISDALSGAGIEAIQIRTLRDWDPAKVESDSQQ, encoded by the coding sequence ATGCGTAAAACCAAAATTATCTGCACCATCGGCCCGGTCAGCTCGTCCTATGAGGCGCTGGAGCAATTGGCCCGGGCGGGAATGAACGTGGTTCGCCTGAATATGTCCCACGGAGAGCACGAGGCCTGTGCCAAAGTAATCAAGGCCGTACGTACCCTGAACCGCAAGCTGCATCATCCCATCGCAGTGCTGATCGATACCCAGGGGCCGGAAATTCGCACCGGCGATCTCAGCAATGAGCTGGATCTAAAGACCGGTGACGTGATCTCTGTGGTGGCACGGGGAGTGGAGGATGTGGAAGCCAGCTCGATTCAGATCAATTACGAGGATCTGATTCATGACGTGAGTGTTGGCGACAAGATCACCGTGGATAACGGCCTGATCAACCTGGAAGTCTTGAGCAAAGAAGAGCGTGTGATGCAGTGCCGGGTGGTGGATGGCGGTGTGCTTAAGAGTAAACGTCACGTTAACCTGCCGGGCATTCGCGTCAACCTGCCCGCCATCACAGAAAAGGATCGGCGCGATATCGCCTTTGCGGTGGAGCAGGAAGTGGATTTTATTGCTTTGTCGTTCGTGCGCAGCGCCGATGATATTGCCGAACTGAAGCAGCTGCTGGGCAGCAAGGCAGACAAAATCAAAATCATCGCCAAGATCGAAGACCAGGAAGGGGTGAACAATCTTGATGCCATTGTCACGGCCTCGGATGGGGTTATGGTGGCACGGGGTGATCTGGGTGTAGAAATCAATTTTGAACTACTGCCACAGGTGCAACGGCAGATCGTGGCCGCCTGCGCCGTTCAAGGCAAGCGTGTCATTGTGGCGACGCACATGCTGGAATCCATGATATCCAGCCCCATGCCCACCCGTGCGGAAGTGACCGATGTCGCCAATGCGGTGTACGAAGAAGTGGACGCCATTATGCTCTCCGGTGAGACCACCATCGGCAAGTACCCCTTCAAGTGCGTGGAGGTGTTGGATCGCATTGCGCGTACCATCGAGCCCAGTCCGGGGCTGGCCTTTACCGACAAACTGCAGCTTGGCAATAACAAACAGGAAATCGCGTTGGCCGCGGTGAAACTGGCGGAGTCGATTCATGCTGCGGCCATTGTGGTTCCCACCAGGCGAGGCCTGATGGCCAATTTGGTGGCCAACTGCCACCCGCGCAAGCCGATCATTTGCGCATTCACCAATGACAGCCGTACCCGCCGTCATCTGGTGTTAACCCGCAACGTGCTCAGCTATCGCATCAATTTCAGCTCCGATCCGGAGAAAACGCTGGCCAACGCCGCGCGCATTATGCTGAGTCGTCAGGAGTTTTCTCTGGACGACAAGGTGGTGGTGATTTCGGATGCCTTATCTGGAGCCGGTATTGAAGCGATTCAGATTCGTACGCTGCGGGATTGGGATCCGGCTAAGGTGGAGTCAGATAGCCAGCAATAA
- a CDS encoding Fic family protein yields MPHYIWQHPQWHQGIAPPFTWQKESLRHALENVRLEQGRLLGRAELLPEATQAPAQLDALVQTALRTSEIEGEILNVASVRSSVVRHLGLEHAGFVNSKANGTPQTECLVKLLIEATSQPDQALSLDTLCQWQAALFPESPTVPEAYALTQLKIGELRSQATMQVISGRLDKPTVHFEAPPRSGLEQQVQRFIHWFNHPPGDLDSILRAGIAHLWLITLHPFDDGNGRVTRAVTDRALAQVEHNSIRFYSLSAAIMARRKEYYQQLEQAQKLGYPDSNPDTNSDTNSIDITPWLSWFLSVLIDAIQQGQHRFQRVIDKTRFWQQHAQTVLSERQIKVLNRLLDGQGEEFNEGINARKYMSLAKVSKATATRELADLLAKQCIRKLPGGGRSTRYAIASNKYS; encoded by the coding sequence ATGCCCCACTATATTTGGCAACACCCGCAATGGCATCAAGGCATCGCACCGCCCTTCACCTGGCAAAAGGAGAGCCTGCGCCATGCTTTGGAAAACGTTCGCCTAGAACAGGGCCGCCTGCTTGGCAGGGCCGAATTATTGCCCGAAGCCACCCAAGCCCCGGCCCAGCTGGATGCCTTGGTGCAAACCGCCCTACGCACCAGCGAGATCGAAGGCGAGATACTCAATGTGGCCTCGGTGCGGTCTTCGGTGGTGCGCCATTTAGGTTTGGAGCACGCAGGCTTTGTGAACAGCAAAGCCAATGGTACCCCCCAAACTGAATGCCTGGTTAAACTACTGATCGAAGCCACCAGCCAGCCGGATCAAGCACTCAGCCTGGATACCCTGTGCCAATGGCAAGCCGCCCTGTTTCCTGAATCGCCCACAGTTCCTGAAGCATACGCACTTACCCAACTCAAGATTGGTGAACTGCGCAGCCAAGCCACCATGCAAGTCATCTCAGGGCGACTCGACAAACCCACCGTTCATTTTGAAGCGCCACCCAGATCAGGGTTAGAACAACAAGTGCAACGTTTTATCCACTGGTTTAACCATCCTCCTGGTGACCTGGACAGCATTCTGCGGGCAGGCATAGCCCATCTCTGGCTGATCACCCTGCACCCCTTCGACGACGGCAACGGCCGAGTCACTCGTGCCGTCACCGATCGTGCCCTGGCCCAGGTGGAACACAACAGCATACGCTTCTACTCCTTGAGCGCCGCCATCATGGCCCGCCGCAAAGAGTATTATCAACAACTGGAACAGGCACAAAAGCTGGGCTACCCAGACAGCAACCCCGATACCAACTCTGATACCAACAGCATCGACATCACTCCCTGGCTCAGCTGGTTTCTATCCGTGTTAATCGACGCCATCCAGCAGGGGCAACACCGCTTTCAGCGGGTGATCGACAAAACCCGCTTTTGGCAACAACATGCGCAAACCGTATTGAGTGAACGCCAGATCAAAGTCCTCAACCGCCTGCTCGATGGTCAGGGCGAGGAATTCAACGAAGGCATCAACGCCCGCAAATACATGAGCCTGGCCAAAGTAAGTAAAGCCACTGCCACTCGCGAACTGGCGGACCTGTTGGCAAAACAGTGCATCCGCAAATTACCCGGAGGTGGCCGCAGCACCCGCTACGCCATTGCTTCAAACAAATATTCATAA
- a CDS encoding GyrI-like domain-containing protein: MAAAPATPLLQTNIHNGPLPDLHKTLKYTWGSWLPKSKYEYAPSPELVIYPENYVACEVDAQLRLYVPVQRE; this comes from the coding sequence GTGGCCGCAGCACCCGCTACGCCATTGCTTCAAACAAATATTCATAACGGCCCCCTCCCTGATTTGCACAAAACGCTGAAATACACTTGGGGAAGCTGGCTTCCGAAATCCAAATACGAATATGCCCCTTCGCCCGAGCTGGTAATATACCCCGAAAACTATGTGGCCTGTGAGGTAGATGCGCAGTTGAGGTTGTATGTTCCGGTGCAGCGAGAATAA
- a CDS encoding toll/interleukin-1 receptor domain-containing protein, which translates to MTGPVEDAYSYIVTKLAGSSIFCDPVLWENHASFTCLGGDKCGLALTGGEDGTGFISLVFDNASEFTIHSFTEYVRKQLISIDFISKLDEKKLLSTNEAVRKTNVRTYDRDTSHVFICYNSLDRESVSHIARELETRNLNVWYDKRMTAGDAVVDTLNEKIRSSSVVLVLLGTHGFGKWQAHEVNQIIQVAIENGVRVVPGLLPNFKESDLPLVLKSYNYVSFSDLSYNAFDKIAEATRIGVRSEYEIEQEV; encoded by the coding sequence ATGACGGGCCCGGTTGAAGATGCATATTCATACATCGTGACAAAATTGGCGGGTAGTTCAATATTCTGTGACCCCGTTTTGTGGGAGAATCACGCGAGTTTTACCTGTCTTGGTGGTGATAAGTGCGGATTGGCTTTAACTGGTGGAGAAGATGGCACTGGCTTTATCTCATTAGTATTCGACAACGCCTCTGAATTCACTATTCATTCTTTTACTGAGTATGTTAGAAAGCAATTAATATCAATTGATTTCATATCAAAACTTGATGAGAAAAAGCTTCTATCAACAAATGAGGCTGTTAGAAAAACAAATGTCAGAACCTATGACCGTGATACTTCACATGTATTTATTTGCTATAACAGCCTTGATAGAGAAAGCGTATCTCATATTGCTCGGGAACTAGAAACACGAAATTTGAATGTTTGGTATGACAAAAGAATGACTGCCGGAGACGCAGTGGTAGATACTCTGAACGAAAAAATCAGATCATCAAGTGTCGTTCTTGTTCTTTTGGGAACTCATGGTTTTGGAAAATGGCAAGCCCATGAAGTCAATCAGATAATACAGGTTGCAATAGAGAATGGCGTTAGAGTTGTTCCAGGCTTATTGCCTAATTTTAAAGAATCGGACTTGCCCTTAGTTTTAAAATCCTACAACTATGTTTCTTTTAGTGATTTGTCGTATAACGCATTTGATAAAATTGCGGAGGCGACAAGGATTGGTGTTCGCTCTGAATACGAAATTGAACAGGAAGTTTAA
- a CDS encoding IS256 family transposase: MTKPTFDMEAALKALREGQDLTGKDGILTPLIKQLTEAAMKAELEEHLANEEAPNRKNGKSSKTIKGPTGSFELDTPRDRSGTFEPQLVKKNQTHLTDELERKILALFALGNSYQDIRGHIADLYGVELSNGTINAVTDKLLPELQAWRERDLEAIYPIVWLDAIHYKIKENGRYVSKAIYTILGLNIEGKKELLGLYLSDQEGAHHWLSVLTDLNNRGLKDILIACVDGLKGFPEAIETIYPDTEIQHCIIHQIRNSMKYVASKNQKAFMSDLKCVYKATTLNAAEIALDDLEAKWGDKYPMVIQSWRSKWPTLSTYFKYPDYVQKAIYTTNAVEAVHRQFRKLTKTKGGFPNENSLLKLLYAGILKATERWTHPIQNWNLTLSQLTIHFPDRLEKYISL, from the coding sequence ATGACCAAACCTACTTTCGATATGGAAGCCGCCCTCAAAGCCCTGCGTGAAGGCCAAGACCTCACTGGCAAGGACGGCATCCTGACACCCCTGATCAAACAGCTCACAGAGGCCGCCATGAAGGCCGAGCTGGAAGAGCATCTGGCCAACGAGGAAGCCCCTAACCGTAAGAACGGCAAGTCTTCCAAGACCATAAAAGGCCCTACGGGCAGCTTTGAGCTGGATACCCCCAGAGACCGGTCTGGCACCTTCGAACCCCAGCTGGTCAAAAAGAACCAGACTCACCTCACCGATGAATTGGAACGCAAGATCCTGGCTCTGTTTGCCCTGGGTAACAGTTATCAGGATATCCGCGGCCATATTGCCGATCTCTACGGTGTCGAGCTTTCCAATGGTACCATCAATGCTGTCACCGACAAGCTTCTCCCAGAGCTTCAGGCATGGCGTGAGCGAGATCTGGAGGCTATCTATCCGATCGTCTGGCTGGATGCGATTCACTACAAGATCAAGGAAAACGGCCGCTATGTCAGCAAGGCTATCTACACCATTCTGGGCCTCAATATCGAAGGCAAGAAGGAGCTGCTGGGCCTGTATTTATCGGATCAGGAAGGTGCTCACCACTGGCTATCTGTGTTGACCGACCTGAACAACCGGGGCCTAAAAGATATTCTGATTGCCTGCGTGGATGGCCTGAAAGGCTTCCCTGAAGCCATTGAGACCATCTACCCCGACACCGAGATTCAGCACTGCATCATCCACCAGATCCGCAACTCCATGAAGTACGTTGCCTCCAAAAATCAGAAAGCCTTCATGAGTGACCTGAAGTGCGTTTACAAGGCTACCACCCTCAACGCCGCAGAAATTGCCTTGGACGACCTGGAAGCCAAATGGGGCGACAAATATCCAATGGTAATCCAGTCTTGGCGCAGTAAATGGCCGACGTTATCGACTTACTTTAAGTACCCGGATTACGTGCAGAAGGCGATCTACACGACAAACGCTGTCGAGGCTGTACACCGCCAGTTCCGAAAACTCACCAAGACGAAAGGCGGCTTCCCTAATGAAAACAGCTTACTGAAGCTGTTGTATGCCGGTATACTCAAAGCCACTGAGCGATGGACTCACCCGATACAGAACTGGAACCTGACGCTGTCACAGCTCACAATCCACTTCCCAGACCGGCTGGAGAAATACATCAGCTTATGA